The genome window AAGTTGTCGGCATCTCCCCTTTTTCTGAACAAAACTGTAATCGTAAAACATTTGCAAAGCGGCGCGCCCGTTAAAGAGAGCGCCGTTTTGCGGTTAAAAAGCCTGGATCGACGTTGCGCGAAATTGCGCTTGCACCAGGTTTATAGTCGGTTTTCAACAAGAGAATCGACCACAGCCGGATCTGCCAGTGTGGAGGTATCTCCCAGTTTATCGAGTTCGCCTTCGGCGATTTTGCGCAAAATGCGGCGCATAATTTTGCCGGAACGGGTTTTGGGTAACGCTGGTGTAAACTGGATTTTATCCGGCATTGCGTGCGGTCCCAAATGTTCCCGGACAGATTTTTTGATAGCTTTCACCAAATCGTCACTCGGATCTACGCCGGTCATCAGCGTGACGTATGCGTAAATGCCCTGCCCTTTGATATCGTGCGGAAAACCCACAACTGCGGCTTCGGCAACGCCTTCCGCATGACCGATCGCGCCTTCAACTTCGGCGGTACCGATCCGGTGACCGGAAACGTTCAGCACGTCATCCACGCGCCCGGTGATCCAGTAATAGCCATCTTCGTCGCGGCGAGCGCCGTCGCCGGTAAAATAGTAGCCGGGATACATCGCAAAGTAGGTTTGTTTGAATCGTTCGTGATCGCCGTAAACGGTGCGCATCTGGGACGGCCAGGATGTTTTGATCGCCAGCAATCCCTGCGTTGCGCCTTCCTGCTCTTCACCTTTTTCATTGAGCAAAACCGGCTCGATACCGAAAAACGGCAACGTTGCAGAACCGGGTTTTGTGGGGGTAGCGCCGGGCAATGGCGTAATCAGCACGCCGCCGGTTTCCGTTTGCCACCAGGTATCTACGATTGGGCAATTTTCTTTCCCGACGACGGATTGATACCATTTCCATTCCGGCTCTTTGATGGGCTCGCCAACGGTGCCCAATATCCGCACGCTGGATAAATCGTATTTATTCACCCAACTGTCGCCCTCTTTCATCAGCGAACGGATGGCGGTTGGCGCTGTGTAAAACTGGTTAACTTTATGTTTTTCAACAACTTGCCAAAATCTGCCGTAATCAGGATAGGTGGGTACACCTTCGAACATCATTGTAATGGCACCGTTACACATGGGTCCGTAAATAATGTATGAATGTCCGGTAATCCAGCCGATATCGGCGGTGCACCAATAGATATCGCCGGGTTTGTAGTCAAATATTAATTCGTGCGTAAATGATGTGTATACTGCGTATCCGCCGGTCGTATGCAGCACGCCTTTGGGTTTTCCGGTGGAGCCGGATGTGTATAAAATGAACAACGGATCTTCCGAGTCCATTACTTCGGGTTCGCAAACTTCTGAAACTTTGGCCATTTCTTCGTGCCACCAGTGGTCACGCCCGTTCTGCATATTTACGGGTTGGCCGGTGCGTTGAACTACAAAAATATGTTTGATAGACGGGCATCTGGGTGCGGCTGCATCTGCATTCGCTTTCATGGGAATATTGTTTTTTGCCCCACGAACTGCGGTATCTTGCGTGATGAGTGCGACACATTCGGAATCGTTGATGCGATCGACCAATGCTTCTGCGCTAAATGCGCCAAAAACGATGGAGTGAACCGCGCCGATTCGTGCGCAGGCTAACATGGCAAAAGCCAATTCCGGGATCATCTGCATGTAAATGCACACGCGGTCGCCTTTTTTTACACCGTGCGCTTTCAACACATTCGAAAATTTTTGAACTTCCGCCAAAACTTGCGCATAGGAAAAAGATACGCTTTCATCCGGATTATTGCCTTCCCAAATGATGGCGGTATTGTCGCCGTTACCGGCTTTCACATGACGATCGAGGCAGTTATAGGTAATGTTTAGCTTTCCGCCTTTATACCATGCAATTTCAGGATTTACAAAATCGAATTCGCGAACGGTATGCCATTTCTCATACCAGTCTATCCGTTCGGCTATTTCGCTCCAGAACTTGTCGGGATCTGCGATGGATCGCTCATACATTTCCCGGTACTGATCCAATGAACTGATATGTGCATTTTTCGATGCATTCGAATCAGGATGATACTTCATACTTTCGGCCCTCCTGCAGGTTTTAAAACAGGACCGGGTTTACCACAAACCCGATCCTGCAATAATTCAACAAATACATTTAGTGAACATGTGACGCACCTTTAGCGCCGCGCGGGATGCGGATATCTTCAATCAGTTGCTGAATTTCAGCCGGCGGTTCCGGCGTGAATTTAGAAACGATAAAAGATACAATAAAGTTCAGTATCATGCCAACAGTTCCTATGCCTTCCGGAGAAATTCCGAACCACCAGTTTGCTGTGGTGTTTGCAGCAGGATTCACAAACTTGAAATAAATGATGTAAGCTGCTGTAAATACGATACCTACAACCATACCCGACAACGCACCTTCTTTATTGGTACGTTTGGAGAAAATACCCAAAATGATAGCCGGGAAGAAAGATGCCGCAGCCAAACCGAACGCAAATGCCACAACCTGCGCCACAAATCCCGGCGGGTTGATGCCGAAATAACCGGCGAGCACAACTGCAAAACCGGCTGCAATTCGCGCATACATCAATTCGTTTTTCTCGTTTGTTTCCGGGGCGAACACATTTTTGATCAGGTCGTGTGAGATGGATGTGGAAATAACCAGCAGCAATCCCGCAGCAGTCGAAAGCGCAGCAGCCAAGCCACCGGCAGCAACCAACGCAACAACCCAGTTGGGCAACTGAGCAATTTCCGGGTTTGCCAGCACAATAATATCGCGGTCAACGGTCAGTTCGTTTGCGATACCATCCGGTGCATTCGCGCCGCGATACTGGATCATACCATCATTGTTTTTATCTTCCCATTTGATCAAACCGGTTGTTTTCCAGGATTCAAACCAATGTTGCTCCTGACCTGCAGCGATAGCAGCTTCATGAAGTTGTTCCGGTCTTCTATCATTAAGGGTTTGAATCATATTGGTACGTGCAAATGCTGCCACTGCCGGTGCAGTTGTATATAGCAATGCGATGAAAAACAGCGCCCAACCAGCGGAAGAACGGGCATCGCGCACTTTGGGAACGGTGAAGAAACGGATGATAACGTGTGGCAAACCGGCGGTACCGACCATTAATGCGAGGGTTATCGCAAACACATCTATCGGCAATTTTGCCCCTCGTCCGGTATATGCCGCGAACCCAAGATCTCGTTGCAAGGTATCCAGTTTATCCAGCAAATAACCGCTGCCATCTGCCAGTTCGCTACCAAAACCCAATTGCGGAATGGGGTTGCCAGTCATCAAAATGGAAATGAAAATTGCCGGAATCAAATAAGCAATAATCAAAACGCAATATTGAGCAACCTGAGTATAGGTAATACCTTTCATTCCACCCAACACTGCATAAATGAAAACGATAATCATACCAATCAACACACCGGAGTTAATCGGCACTTCCAAAAAGCGTGAGAATACAATACCTACACCGCGCATTTGACCGGCAACATAGGTAAAGGATACGAAGATTGCACAAATCACCGCCACAACCCGGGCGCCTTTGGAATAGTAACGTTCTGCAACAAAATCTGGCACGGTAAATTTACCAAATTTACGCAGATAGGGTGTAAGCAACATCGCCAGCAGCACATAACCGCCGCTCCATCCCATCAAATATACAGCGCCATCGCGACCGAGAAATGAGATAATACCTGCCATTGAAATAAACGAAGCTGCGGACATCCAGTCAGCGCCGGTTGCCATTCCATTTAAAACAGGGTGAACACTTTTTGCGGCTACATAAAAATCGCCGGTAGAGCGGGCACGTGTCCAAAACGCGATACCGATATACATCGCAAAAGTAATGCCCACGATAATCCAGGTCCAGACTAAAATTGACATTTATAACTCCTTAATTTTCTTAAGTTTATTCAACATTAATTCATTCAAAAGACAGTTATAGTGCAGTTAGTCTTCGTGAACATCGAACTCGCGATCGAGCTTGTTCATTAGCTTAACGTAAACAACAATCAGTATCACAAAAACAATTTCCGAACCTTGCTGGGCAAACCAGAACCCAAGTTTAAATCCGAAAAATTTGATTGTATCCAATTGTTCAACTAAAATAATACCAAACAGGTAGGATACCGTAAACCAAACAGCCAGCAGAATGCCCACATAAGTGAGGTTCCTTTTCCAGTATTCCTGCATACTTTTGGACGCCATAATTACTTCCTCCAAAAACAGTTTAAGGTTAACCGGTGCATGCGGTTTAAAACACGCACCGGTAAAATTTGAGACGTTTTCCTTCTTCAGGCGCATGCGCCTAACGACTACACAATCACTTGTTTGCGATTAAAAGCCCAGAATAAACGATAACAACAAGCGGATGTTTGACGTGCTAAGATCAGAATTTCCCGGTTTTCCTTTATCGTCGAACGCATCTTCCACAGAAGTATCCACATAGCCGGCTTTGGTGAATTCAACTTCACCGGCGATCTGCGCTTTGCCGGATTTGATAACCACCCGGGGCGATACACGTAGCAAATCTTTGATATTGAAGCCGCGTGCGGAAGGCGTAACTGCTGCAACATCGTCGCTGGCACCCTGATTTTGGGAATAACCGAAGAAAATACCGGGCTGAACATTGCCGGATGTAGCATAAACTTCGCCCCACAAAGATAACACGTTCATCGTAGTATATTCAGTTTTGCCCGGCTCGGAACCCTCTGCAGCAACAGTGAATCCACCCAACATGAGGTGATCAAAAAGGTTTTGACCAAGTGTTGCTTCCAATTCCACTGCAGCACTACCAAGATCTGCTTTACCGAAAGCCTGCAAGCTAACGCCGGTAACCTTGCCGTCATCTGCCAACGACGGGCGCAATTGTTTGAAATCGACGGTTGCGCCGATAACATTTTTGCCAGGATTTAACTGAATTTGTGCACTCAGGTTAGGTAATGCGGCATTGCGCAACGGCGTACTGCCACCGGGGCTGGCGAAATCGCGTTGGGAAGATGCTGCAAGCGTTAACACAGCTGTTCCGAATTTCTGCTCCAAACGCAATTGCGGGTTACGCGAAAACGGCTGGAATGGCACACCGGTGTTGAACGAAACAGTGCCGGGGAAAACAGCGGTAACAAATAACGGATGCCAATATTGTCCGGCAATAATGGTTGTGTTATCCCAAACCATTTTCATAAATGCGTGGCGCAAACGAAATCCGTTGATGTCCGGATCGCTATGACCAAAAAATGCACCTTCTAAAACACCCGAAACTTTGGCTCCAAAGGCATCCGGTGCGGTGATTTTACCCGTCAGGCGGGTTTGGATTGCCAACTGGTTGAAATTTGGGGTGGCATTCATATCATCTCCATCTTCATCCATTGATTCAGCAGCCGGATAAAGCAGGAAATGACCTTCACGCGCCGCAACTGTCTGGCGGGTGTCAAAAAAATGATCGGATTTCACAAAACCCGAGAATTTGATTCCCCAATCACCATCCTGTGCAATGGCGAAAGATACAGAAACCAATAGCGCAAAAAATACCAACGTAGATTTACGCAACATAACAATTCTCCTCACTAAGCTTGTTTAGGATTTGGTTATCTGAAATTTGTGCTGGATTTTTTACAGCGGCCCTGTCCATCACAAATCTCATTTTTTACCGAAACAGATACTAATTACAAATGACTTTTCATCAATGATAAGACACCTCAACCCATACTCCTGCCACAGTCACATGCGAATCCTCCTTTGCTGGTTAAACAATAAATCACTTATCGTATCACCTAAAATTGCTGTGTAAATCGCAGGTCTTCCGTGATCGTAAAAAAATCCTGTTAAATATTTGGAAATACTGAGGTAAAAAAAGAAAGCTTAAAAAGGTAAACACACAAATGCAGATCGGTCGATTGTTAAAAACCTCGCGCGGCGGTTGCCGATACCACCGCGCGGGAACTGCCCCCTGTTAACCTTGCCGTGAAGGTTTTCCTGGACTTTTTGATTTCTTGTTAAACATGTTGCTTTTCATTGTTTCTGCCAGATGAATTAATTTTTGGCAATCAGTTTTTTCAATTCCACTTCGCCGGCATCGAGCAGCACTTTTACATGTTCCGTATTCACGGTTGCCACAATTATATCGCCGATCTCGGTGTTCACTTCGTTAAAAATACCCATTTTTTTCATACCGGCGGTTTGCTTTTGGTTGTCCTGCGTCGGGGTAACGTAATGCAGGGAAACGCTTTTGTAACGATGAATCAGGAACAATTGCAGCAGCGTCATCAATCGTTTTTTGCGGAAACTTTCGTTCAACGTGTTTTGGTCGCGGATGGACAGAATGCTTTTTCCGGTGCGATCGTGAATGGTTGCAAAGATAACATTCGCAGCCAAATTGCGATTTTCGTCCATCACTCGCAGTTCCAACAACTCCGATCCGGCAGTGTGCGGGCGCAACTGAATGTGCAACGGTACCGCAATTTTGTTCTGTTTTGTCCACAATTCCAGCCAGCTTTCCAGCAATTTTACCGGCACTTCGGTTTGCACCAGATGCTGGAACTGGGTGGAGCCTTTGCCCATTGCTTTGGTAGTTGCGGTTCGCCCGGAAGATGCGGTCAACGCGGCGTCCAAACGGTTGCCGCCAACGAGGGTTTGCGGGGTTTTATAGGTTGAATTGAGCAATCGCAGTTTGCGCTGGACTTTTGCCAGTGCCAACATGCCATCCTGCATCAGCGCGGTCGAAAATTCTTCCGCTGCCAATCCATCGATCTGGTGTCCGCCATAGGTGATGAAGTTGAACACAAATCCCATTTTGCCCATTTCTTTCGGGAAATTGCGCATTTCATCGTCGCTCATGCCGGTGGTATCCCAATTGAAGGATGGCGACAAATTATACGCCAGCATTTTTTCCGGATAAACCGCATGAATCGCATCTGCAAATTCTTTGGCATCTTTCAGGTCAGCCGTTTTGGTTTCCATCCACAAAATATCTGCGAATGGCGCCACAGCCAGCGATTTGGCAATTGCATACTCAATACCGCCGCGAACCTGATAATAACCTTCCGGCGTTCTGGCGATTTCACAATCCCAATCGGCGTCGATGCCCATCGCTAACGCTTTTTTGCGTGCTTCGTCAAACGATGCTTTTCCGGCAAATGCCAGCCATTCGTCTGTCGTCATTTCCAGCGTTGCACCTTCTTCGCTGCGGAAAGCCATCAGATCTGCCACGGCTTCGCCATAAGATTTGATGCCGGCAGATTTTTCCCAGGTTTCCACAAAACTGTTCACCGCTGCATCGAACATTTTTTCAACATTGCCGCCACCGGCTTTTGTAATCGCGACAATTTTTTCATCAAATACCGGAATCAGTCCATTTTGCTCGAACCAGTTGTTGGCTTCAGCGTATGCGCTATCAGAAATTTGATACAGCAGATGTCCGTTAATTTCGGTTATTCCGGCGTCGTAAAAGCGTTTCATCAGCGCCAGATAACAATATTTGTATCCCGGAACATCCAGATTTGTGGCGCCCAGAATAAATGGCTGATCGCGTTCGTCGCCGCTGCTTTCCAGCAGGTTTGCGGCTTCCGCGTCGGTTCGGGCGACGATAATTCCCGGAACCTCCATGATATCCAATTGGAACCGCGCCGTGTTCAGCCGTTTGATTTGCTCATCCACCGGTACCAGAACTTTCCCGCCCTGATGACCGCATTTTTTGGTTCCGGGTTTCTGATCTTCGATGTGATATCCGGTAACCCCGGCTTCCACAAACCGGCGGATCAGGTTTCGCACATGTGCATCGCCGCCGTGTCCGGTGTCAGCATCGGCAATAATAAACGGACGAAAATCGATTTCCGGTGTTTTTTTCCGTTCGTCGTCGGACATGCGCATCCGCGCAAAGCGCTGATTTTTGTCCGCAGCAAGCAATGCCCGGACCAATGTTGCCGCTTCATCCGGCACCTGGCTCAGCGGATAACTCGCGAGATCCGAGCCCGGATCTTCCGATGTGGAACCTTTGGCAGATGTTGCCCATCCGCCCAAATAAATACCTTTGATGCCCATTCGCTTCATCATTACAGCCTGTCCCGGCGAATACGGTCCAAAAGTAGTTATCGATTCGCCTTTGGCGAAAAGGTCGCTCAATAATTCATAAAATTCTGCTGCTGCTGTTTTGGCAAGTGTGTAATCGTTATAAATGGTTCCCTGCTGTTCA of Calditrichia bacterium contains these proteins:
- the acs gene encoding acetate--CoA ligase, whose protein sequence is MKYHPDSNASKNAHISSLDQYREMYERSIADPDKFWSEIAERIDWYEKWHTVREFDFVNPEIAWYKGGKLNITYNCLDRHVKAGNGDNTAIIWEGNNPDESVSFSYAQVLAEVQKFSNVLKAHGVKKGDRVCIYMQMIPELAFAMLACARIGAVHSIVFGAFSAEALVDRINDSECVALITQDTAVRGAKNNIPMKANADAAAPRCPSIKHIFVVQRTGQPVNMQNGRDHWWHEEMAKVSEVCEPEVMDSEDPLFILYTSGSTGKPKGVLHTTGGYAVYTSFTHELIFDYKPGDIYWCTADIGWITGHSYIIYGPMCNGAITMMFEGVPTYPDYGRFWQVVEKHKVNQFYTAPTAIRSLMKEGDSWVNKYDLSSVRILGTVGEPIKEPEWKWYQSVVGKENCPIVDTWWQTETGGVLITPLPGATPTKPGSATLPFFGIEPVLLNEKGEEQEGATQGLLAIKTSWPSQMRTVYGDHERFKQTYFAMYPGYYFTGDGARRDEDGYYWITGRVDDVLNVSGHRIGTAEVEGAIGHAEGVAEAAVVGFPHDIKGQGIYAYVTLMTGVDPSDDLVKAIKKSVREHLGPHAMPDKIQFTPALPKTRSGKIMRRILRKIAEGELDKLGDTSTLADPAVVDSLVENRL
- a CDS encoding isocitrate lyase family protein, translating into MSTFEKEIQKMQQWMAGERFRAVTRLYSARQVVEQQGTIYNDYTLAKTAAAEFYELLSDLFAKGESITTFGPYSPGQAVMMKRMGIKGIYLGGWATSAKGSTSEDPGSDLASYPLSQVPDEAATLVRALLAADKNQRFARMRMSDDERKKTPEIDFRPFIIADADTGHGGDAHVRNLIRRFVEAGVTGYHIEDQKPGTKKCGHQGGKVLVPVDEQIKRLNTARFQLDIMEVPGIIVARTDAEAANLLESSGDERDQPFILGATNLDVPGYKYCYLALMKRFYDAGITEINGHLLYQISDSAYAEANNWFEQNGLIPVFDEKIVAITKAGGGNVEKMFDAAVNSFVETWEKSAGIKSYGEAVADLMAFRSEEGATLEMTTDEWLAFAGKASFDEARKKALAMGIDADWDCEIARTPEGYYQVRGGIEYAIAKSLAVAPFADILWMETKTADLKDAKEFADAIHAVYPEKMLAYNLSPSFNWDTTGMSDDEMRNFPKEMGKMGFVFNFITYGGHQIDGLAAEEFSTALMQDGMLALAKVQRKLRLLNSTYKTPQTLVGGNRLDAALTASSGRTATTKAMGKGSTQFQHLVQTEVPVKLLESWLELWTKQNKIAVPLHIQLRPHTAGSELLELRVMDENRNLAANVIFATIHDRTGKSILSIRDQNTLNESFRKKRLMTLLQLFLIHRYKSVSLHYVTPTQDNQKQTAGMKKMGIFNEVNTEIGDIIVATVNTEHVKVLLDAGEVELKKLIAKN
- a CDS encoding cation acetate symporter, producing the protein MSILVWTWIIVGITFAMYIGIAFWTRARSTGDFYVAAKSVHPVLNGMATGADWMSAASFISMAGIISFLGRDGAVYLMGWSGGYVLLAMLLTPYLRKFGKFTVPDFVAERYYSKGARVVAVICAIFVSFTYVAGQMRGVGIVFSRFLEVPINSGVLIGMIIVFIYAVLGGMKGITYTQVAQYCVLIIAYLIPAIFISILMTGNPIPQLGFGSELADGSGYLLDKLDTLQRDLGFAAYTGRGAKLPIDVFAITLALMVGTAGLPHVIIRFFTVPKVRDARSSAGWALFFIALLYTTAPAVAAFARTNMIQTLNDRRPEQLHEAAIAAGQEQHWFESWKTTGLIKWEDKNNDGMIQYRGANAPDGIANELTVDRDIIVLANPEIAQLPNWVVALVAAGGLAAALSTAAGLLLVISTSISHDLIKNVFAPETNEKNELMYARIAAGFAVVLAGYFGINPPGFVAQVVAFAFGLAAASFFPAIILGIFSKRTNKEGALSGMVVGIVFTAAYIIYFKFVNPAANTTANWWFGISPEGIGTVGMILNFIVSFIVSKFTPEPPAEIQQLIEDIRIPRGAKGASHVH
- a CDS encoding DUF4212 domain-containing protein; the protein is MASKSMQEYWKRNLTYVGILLAVWFTVSYLFGIILVEQLDTIKFFGFKLGFWFAQQGSEIVFVILIVVYVKLMNKLDREFDVHED